The genome window ACCTTACTCTCCTATTTTGAGGAGACTTTTTTCTGACTTGAATCTGTATCATTTCCTTCCAATTTCTTTTGCAGAAGAATTATCAAACAAGCAGGAGTTCTCCTTTGGAGGCTTCGGATCACCTGCAAGTCCATCCGCATTTCGTGCTTCTTCTAGCATCAGCAGTACCCAAGCCATGAACTCTGGATTCTTGCCATTTGCCAATTCTGTTAACGCTTTTACTTCTTTATCTTCCCGGATAAATCCTCCTGCTGTTGGCTTTAGTTCCTCAAAAACCAGATCATCTCCAACAGAAGTTCTTTTTGGTACTACTCCCACTTCAACCATGGCTAGTCCTCCTGTTTCTAAGTGTGGGTTCTGGCCACCTATCAATTCTTCTAATGCTCCTCCCAGCTTCGATTTCTCGAGCACACCATTACATTGCTTTGCAAATATTAAATCACAGTCTCGAAATGACTCTCAACTTGCTCAACCCTTTTCTTCTATATCCCCTACTGCGACCACCACCACTATCTTTCCCGCCCGTAAGTGCTTTTCACCTCAGTTTCTATGTCTTTTCAATTAACTTATATGTTTCTGCTATAAATATGTGATGGCTTGTTCTACTCCATCATATATAAAATTGGAATGGACTTAATCTTGTAACCACCACATTGAATGAAAAACAGTGAGATGTAATGGGTTGAAGTTTACAGCACCTTACAAGCATTGGGCGAGGGCGTTTCCATTGCTACATTCCATGTATTAaatgtttcttcttgttgttgattTGCAGGTGGTGAAGAGGTTGGAAAACCCACATCGCATCTTTGCCCAAGTTGTGGACAGACGTTACTCTCTGGAACTGTCTACACTCCAACTCTTACTTTTGACCAATCTCAACCACAGTGGTTGCAGTCAATATCTGCTATGCCCGAGAATCAAGCCAAAAGCCATGAAGAACTGAGATGGGCAAATCATCTCTTGCAGGGTACTCTTCTACTACTGACTCTTTATATTGCCTATAACATTTTCAGTTTTATGTATTTAACATTTCCAGGTTCAAACCCCGGAAACAGCCTCCGCATATTATGTAGAGATAGGTTGTGTACATCTTGTCTATGATCGAAACCGGCTATTTAACCTTTGGGATAAAGACTCGATGATAATGATGAAcatttttgggtttgttttcaGGAAATGTCAAAGATAATGTGGTTCCAGTTGCTCAATCAACCATATCGAGTCAGCCACAATGGACTCTTCCAGTCATGGTGCTTCCAGTGATGCCATTACCAACATGGAGTGCCCTTCCCTATACCCCAGCTGTGATGCCATTATCAACCTGGAGTACCCTTCCCTATACACCAGCTTTATCATCTACGCAGCCTGCTTTTGCGGCCAATGGTGCTGCTTTTGGATATGCATCCTCTCCATCATTTTCAGGCACGCCGATGTTGCCAGCAGTGTTAAATCTTTCTGATATGTTTCGTCGTCTATAAGCAACTTTCCGTTATTTATCTAGAATCAATAGTGGTAATAAGGCAATGAATACAGGTAGTGGATTTCTGATGTGTAGCCATCCAAAGCTCGGATAATGATAAGTTTAGGGTTTCAGATGGTGGTGACGAGTTTTGGAGTCGTTTGTTCAGCTTTGTTGTTGCAAGACGGATGGAAATTTTCGACAAAATCTAAAAGAAATTTCCCAGCCTAAGTTATGAGGTAGCATTCCTTTTTGTTCATAATTGGAGTCTTTTAAAAAATGGTTTTCCTGTTGTGTTTTTTTCCTTGCCAGTTTCTAAACGACAGTTTACCAAACAGCAATATTAGAACAACCTATAGAAGACCATTTACTGATTTACCTAAAGAGgacaaaaaagaagagcaaaAAGAAACAATTAGAAAGCCAAGAAACATCGTTACTACTATTTAAAAACGAAGGTAAAATTGTCACTTCAAGTATGAAGGTTATTCTTCAACAAATGTGTATCCAAACATATGATACTCTTGTTTTTTTCAGGCAACTGACCTGGAATTCAAAATTGTGTTTCACCGTACGTATTTTCTTTCCTTAATCTCCAAGCCAAAGGTGGCAAAATGCAGAAAGAGCGAACAGAGCAAGGACTGTATCTTCTCTGCACTTGTATTCCTAAGACCAGGGAGAAGAATCTATTAGTTAGTGACTTACGTGCCGCGTAGTTGTGTCAGAGGCCAACAAAACTTTTCTTCCCTCTTTTAAGCCAATTCTGGACCAGACGGGAGCGCATCATAACCATCATGGTGCTTAGTGGACTTTGTTTCAACAGGGATGCACTTCAGGACGACCGCAATAGGCATGCTAACCGCGCCAATTGCGACGCTGAGAAGCCAGAACTTCCAACTTAGTGGCACAGTGCTGGCAAAAGTTCCCAGGAACTCTACTATGATCACTTGGAAAACCACTGTTACCAATATGATTGCCAAAAATACCCAGCTATTAAACATGCCGCGGAATATGTTAATCTTCTCTATATCACGGCTGTTTATTTCATTGAACACCTGGAAAACAATCCAAATTGGAAATCATAAGTAACTACTCAAACAGATATTCATATTTCAGTTCAGTTTTTGCCACCAGAAAGTGATTGCAGAAAATGAACTACAAGCAGATAAGGGGAAGTGTGAATGCACAACCATACTGCATTCTGATGAAAGTATGAACGCACAACCATATCGCATTCTGATTTTTTCTGGAATTTATGAGAAGTAAATCGAGAAAGGGATATCAAATATTGCTACATGATGTGCCATTGAGATATAATCGAACAGTCTTGAATCATTAGTCCATTAGACTGGCCATGTTTGTACTCCAACTGAGACATAGAGTTCACGTAAAAATGGAAATCTAAAAGTAGGAATGCAACGATGAATCTTAGCTAAATTTGGATTAACACCCAATTCAAGCACATCAGCAAACAAGTATCTTTCCTGCTCAATGAAACTCAAGAAAGCATAAGAAAACACAACATAGAAAGTGAATTGGAAAAATATTCTTGGTATTGATTTTGCAAGCTCAGGAGTCAAAATATGCCAGACATGCTAGAATACAGAACCAAGCCAAAGTATATGGTAAAAATCTAAAGCTGCACTATCTCCATTGCTAAGAGTTGTTCACCACTAAATGCAACAACCAACACTCCAACAATGCATCAAACTCTATAGGTTGAAACAATTCGGATTTTTCTCATGTAGCATCAGTAGGTAAATTTTTAATCTCAGTACCCTTCTTACATGTTTACTTATAGCTCAAGATCCGAAAGTATAAACATTGATTTACTTTAGTTCTACCGTTAATTAAATATCGAAAAGGAAACCAAGCAAAAATTGTTGTGAGCAATATATAATCTGTTAACAATTTTAACTTGGGCCTTCAGTAATAAATATTGAGGGAAAAATGCACTCCAAGCAGCACTCTGGACAAggaacaaacaagaaaaacattATTACTCATAGATAAGCTAACTATACTACACTATACCTGGCAAAACACGAACGAATTGAATATCAAAGTATTGAGCACTTTAGTAGCATCTGTGCCACTGAGTCCAAGTAGGTGCTTCCCACCAAAATTGAGGACTCCCAGGACAGCGAGTTGATATATGCTCTGACCAATTATATTCCTCCACATGGTATTGGTGATGAAACTTGTGCCCCTACCAACTGGAGGCCTTTTCATCAGTCCCTCATTTGGAGGCTCCGTAGCCAGAGCTAGTGCACCGAGAGTGTCCATAATCATGTTTACCCAGAGTAACTGCACAGCAGTTAAGGGAGCAGATCCTGGGAGATATGtgcaagaaaattttgaaaatatctgATACAATCTTAAAATAAGTATCATGAAGACAGAAAAGCTGGGTTAAAAATAACAACATACCAGAGATGCACGCAGAAACGAAATTGATAACGAGGGCAACAACATTGACAGTTAACTGGAACTGCACAAACTTTTGAATGTTGATATATACTGCACGTCCCCATCTTGCTACATTTACAATAGTTGAAAAATTGTCATCCATTATGATGACATCAGCACTTTCTTTGGCAACCTGTAAATTGTATTCATGGTCAGATTAAGAATGATATAAATTTCTGAAGTACCAGATGACTGGAGTAACGGGACAGAAGATCAGCCAAGTCTACACGGACTGCCAAACTCACATTTGCGAATATGCTCGTtaacatttaaaaaattaagcaaACATCTGCCTCAATCCTAAAGATGAGTGAATTCACATCCTGGAAGGGAAAACTGTCCCAATTCAAACAATCTAACTGATAATCAAAGACTTGAAGCTCATAGATCGTACTGAAGATcatgaattttgaaaataattcaCTCTGACATTGTTAGGTGACAAATGTGGTAATAAAATAGACGTAATGGACATAGGTGTTATTAATATATAGTGTCATTTGATAGTGACAAAAAAGGTATAACAAAAACATGTGTCTTTATACATTCTAACGCTACTGTTCTGCAGTCGCACACTGCCCAACATGATAATGTTTTTACCTACCTCAGATGTTTCCATATTGGAGAAGACGTTTTCAGAGGAAACAAGTTTCTAATAAACATTATCAGTTATATATTTCTAAAGAGAACATTTGTGTTGTTTTTTGTACTCTTTCAATAGAGTATGGATTCTATAGGCAGTGATCAGAGgctaaatgtaattaattaaatgcACACATTACATGAATGAACAAAGTAAGAAGACTGTAAAGCCAAGTTTATCAGGATTGTCATAACCTACAAAATACAATCACAAACAGATACATACCTCTGTTCCTGCTATGCCCATAGCAAGTCCAATGTCTGCCTCATGCAAAGCTGGAGCATCATTTGTTCCATCACCAGTCACTGCAACGACCTCTCCCATTTGCCTCAACTGGGTTACCAATGCATGCTTGTCCAGTGGCAATGACCGAGCCATTACCTGTTTCAATAAAAAGTATCTAAGAAAAGTTCACATGTTCGAAAAATATTATTGGAAAGCACATTTTCCCTTGAAATTGTTTCAAACCtgaatttttggtattttttgcCTCATAATATCATGAGGCAAGCTACGGAAGTCTTGTCCTTCAATGGCTTCACCATCCTCTGTCAATATACCACATTCCTTTGCTATGGCTTTGGCTGTATTTATGTTGTCACCAGTGACCATACGTACAGTAATTCCAGCTGCCAAACAAGTTTGAACTGCTTCCTTGACTCCAGGCCGTACTGGATCCTTGATTCCAACAACTGCTATCAACGTATAGCCATCCTCAGGGATGCTGTTTTTATCAGAAGTGTCATCCAGATCTTTAAAAGCCAAGCAGAGAGTTCTCAGAGCTTCAGAGGCAAAGCCATTAATCACATCAGAGACGTTCCTCTCCTGTTCTTCGGACAGAAGAACAGCTTCTCCACTGTCATCAACAACCTTGTCACACATTTTTAATACTATTTCTGATGCACCTTTGCAGAAAGCCCGTAAACCACCCTCAGGAGGTACTACAAGCACAGACATCTTCTTTTTTACTGAATTGAAAGGCTCAACTCTAAGTGTTTCGCATTCTCTGCGTTGTGCATTGAAATCACCACCCAAAAGCAAGCCAAATTCCAATAATGCAGATTCAGTTGGTGTTCCCAATATGCTTTGCTTTCCCTCTTTGTCTGTGACTACTTCAGAGCCAGTATTTTGGAAGATAGCCTGCAAAAGGATGGCTACAGCACTGTCAGATATTTTCAAGTTCAAATAATCTCCACCATTGTGACCTTTGATGTCTTTAGTTTTACTGCATGTCCATATCTTATCAACCACCATATGGTTTGTGGTTAATGTCCCTGTCTTGTCTGTGCAGATACAACTAGCAGAACCCATTGTCTCACATGCAGACAGATGTCTTACAAGAGCCTTGTCATTCATTAATTTCTTCATTGCAAAGGCAAGGCTAAGTGTCACTGCCAACGGTAATCCTTCTGGTACAGCAACAACAATTATAGTAACTGCAATGGCAAAGTAGTTCAGAAGTGTCAATGCATCACTGGAAGACCAATCTGTGAACTCATTATGAATCGCTTTCCCTACCAGAAACCTTGCAGTAAGTATGATAAAGGTCAGCAAAGCAAAAGCCAAACCAATCTTTCCAATAAGTGTAGCAACACCATTTAGCTTCACCTGCAGTGGTGTCTCATCTTCTCCACCCTCGCTCAAGGTTTCCATCAACTTCCCCCATTCTGTCTTCATACCAACTGTCGTAACCAGCATCTTTCCAGACCCATCTTGAACTTTGGTTcctgaaagaagaaaaggtcTTTCATTGTATACATGAACTGGTTCACTCTCTCCTGACAAGCTTGACTCATCAATAAGCAAGCTGTATCCTGATATAAAGACCCCATCTGCTGGAACTTGGTCCCCGATTGACAAATGAACTATATCTCCGACAACCAAGTCATAAATGGAGACTTCTTGTCTATAACCATCCCGAGTAACCTGAacagaaatctttttcttctccctaTCCAAATCTCTGAATTGCAAGGACTGTTTGTAGTCACTAATAGCAGTAACCATGACCACCAATAATATACTGAGTAAGATTCCCAATCCATCATACAAGCCCTTTGGCCATCCTTCGGTGGGGACTCCTATGCCTATAGAAAGTACAGCACAAAACATAAGGATAATTAGTGTTAGGTCTTGCAGTGCTTCCCATACAAACATCAAAAAGGTTCTGGGAGGTTTTTCCGTATATCGATTGAAGCCATAAATCTTTTCCCTGATAGGTAATTCTCTTTCTTGGACACCTTCACTAAGTGATACAGATACTTTCTCTGCAATTCCTTCAACTCCACCATTGTCTTTCAAGCGCTTAATATCATGGCTACGAATGATAGATGCAAGCTCATCCGGGTCTACACCAAAACCTGCCTCCTTTACCTCATCTGACAACTTGTATTCATCGGGTGGACCTCCAGCTATACAAGATTACATGAATTGGAAAATGCAATATTAGAAACAAGATGTTTACCAAAAATCTAAGAATGGGATAAAACTTTCATTAAAGTAAATTTGATGGTCATACCATCGATGAACTGCAGTGCTGCTTTctgaacataaagagccactcGTATTTGTTCCTGCTAACAATAAAGGAAAACTTAGAAATTAAGAAGCTGTCAAACAATTTGGGTCCATTAATAACATTATCAATACCCCTAATGTAGTGGTAGTCTGTTAGATAGTTAACGAACCAACTAACCAGGTCCCATTGATGACCATACTGATATTTCACACAATCCAATCAAACCACAAGGCACGAAGTGCCTCTCATCGCATTCAAAGGTATGTTACACATGATCAATTGTCCAAGATTTTGGAAGATGTATTGAATTGTCTCCTCTTTCAGGAGTAAAAGATACACTCTTAATGTTCTTAAGAATGCTTGAAGTTTTATATGAACAACTAGCACACATAGCCCACAATAGTTGGCAGCTGAAACATGTATGCTTCGAAGATAAAAATTTAGAACAAAAATCTCTGAAACTATAAACCTCTCTCCACCAGCTGATagttttataacaaaaaaatttaaaacgaaTAAAGGAAATTCGGGATCATATAAGAAAGATCCAGCTTTAGTTCAGTGTGTATACTCTTAAAAGAAAGTGTAATCCTTCGTCTAAAAGAGTTCTGATCAGGTATTGCAACTACTTTTGAGATTCAGATTAAGCACATGATTATTCTTTCATTACTGCATGCACTGACTGGGAGCCGAATTAAGTTGGCTTTTTAACAGAAAAGGATTTGGTACTCTACTGCTAATTTATTATATTCAAGAATTTAAGCATAGGATCTTGCAGATTGCAACATCCCATACCATAATTGTGAATTGTAATGTAATTATGAAATTGATTAAAAATGAAAAGTCAAAATGTTTCAGCTTCACACTTCTCTACGGCATTAGAGGCCTGTGTCATGGCTTTCGTTGACATGACCACTCCGTGTTTGAACCGTGCTTCAGTCGTACCACCGTATTACATCATATCAGATACAACTATCCCATCTACCACAACAGTTTTGGTGGCACAAAATTATACAAATTTCAAGTTATTTCAGCAACTATAAAATGACAAATCGAATTGTTAAAGATTATAAAAAGAATCTCAAAAGATAGTCTTTTACAAGTGGAGGAGAAGGCAGACCGCAAATAGAGTAGATAAAAAATGTAGAGTGGTGAATATAATGTGAGGGATAAGACAGCAACACATGAGATGAGACAGGAACATGGCATCCTTGTCAGTACCCACCAAAGGACGGCTGGCGGGGACCTGCTGCAGGCCCCGCTGTAATGGCCCCCGGCACCCCCAAAGGTCATAGTAGTTATTAGTTAAAGAAACTAATCCTCTTGTGCATATTTCTTAATTCACTAAAATGCAAGGCATCCGAAGACCAGCTCAGCTGGACTTGTCTGGTAGATGCTCGATTTCTTCACCCAAAAGATATGAACATTAACTAGTTGCGTCCACATGGGATCAGCTAAAACAGACCGTCCATATTACTGGGCCCCGCATCAAATTAGTCTTGTGGTCGGCTTATGGTTGCAATAGTTGTTAAAATCAACGTCGTAACTTACGCGGAGCTTAACGTGGAGTGGGGTGTACTCGATCAGAAAATTCAAGGCGTTTTTTACACGGTTTTAGCTAACATGCGCACCGCACCACTCAGCGCCTCTTAGGGACGAACGTTTGTGGCGATTaattctatatttttttctatGTTAATTCCGAATCTGATATCAACAGCAACAACCATTAGGCCTCTGTTTGTTTCCAGAGAAAAATGCAAGCAGTTTcgggaaaaaaataatgaaaagttctAGGAGAGATTCTTCACGCTTTTTTGTTACTTTTTGTTTGCTTGCTTAATGgtggaaaaaataaagaaaatcaagatcTACAATGCGTGAGATAACCCATACCATTTCAATAATCAAGTGATTACGCGATTTCCGAATTCCCATCCTAAGTTTTCTCGAATCTCTAATTTCCGAGATTTTCTCGGCAATCAAACAGATGATAGCTCAAATTAGCATTCTGAGATCTAACCGGACCAAAACAGGCTGAACGATACGAACAAAGAAGACAATTTTCTCAAATTCTGTTTGTTTGTCTAGAAGGCCGTGCAACAGAAAttgagtggaaaaaaaaatctacgaTGTGAAAGTAAGTAGACCAATATTCACGAACAATGAATTATGAATTGGATAAATATTTTGGTCTTATTTTTTCGGATTTTCTCGAGAACCAGAGCTTAAGTACAGAAAATAAGAACAGAAAGAacggaaaacaagaaaaagacgTAATAACCTGGATTTTTCGGCGTTTCCTCTCGGCCTCTCTTCGCTTGACGAGATCGGCGACCATACGGAACCTCCGGGCGGGGTTCTTCACGACCGTTACAGCGGATCTCCATCTGCTCAAAGCTTCCTCTGAAGTATTCTTGTGTTCCACCTGGAAATCCTTCAAATACCTCTCCATTTCCAGCACTATATCTTATTATTTGCTGATCTGATAATTTTCActactctctcttctctcttgcgCTCGATCTCTGTCTCTTGCTTCTCAAACAAGAGACAAGTACCCCAAACAAATAACGGGATCTCTCCTGACAAGCACTCATGTACTTTTCTCCTAGGGTCATCCAAAGGACGGAGGAGAAGGTCGGCACAGGATAGCTCAGGTCAGGCTGGCTTGTGAGAGGACATTTTATAATGAATACTGAAGATAACTAAGCATTCATGTGATTGGGGATTTGGGGGTATACTGCTATTGTTGCCATTGTAAAAGAATATCAGCCCTACACTTCCTGATTCtgtttttggaataaaatatgTTTTAAAGATTTTCAAAAAAGTAATAAATAGAAAGTATGCATAATTTTGATGGTTTAAATTATCTATGAAATCATTGgatcttttaaaaaatatatgttaaaCACATTGTGCATTAGAATCAATCAAGTTAGCACCTGCACCCAAGGGTTGTCAAAATCGAGATCTTAAATAAGATCGGTGGAAGACCTGCAaaatcgaatcgtaaaatcgtaagattttataaaattttaaaaataaatataaaataatataattacttatttttaaataaataattagcattatataatatattatagtttataggtaataaaaaattcaaaactgtgattattatttatttatagatatgttaatatttcacaaaattataattttttaagacctcCAAAGAATTATGAAAAGTAAGCATAATAATTGTGCAAGATTATATCATGTTAGTAGAttagaaccaatttttcaataaaaactaGGATTAAAAACATAAGCACATGATTAGTAGACCACAACCCATAAGCTCATGACTCTATAAGTCTATTAAGGTTAAGATCAGTAAGATCGTAAAATTGATAAGTTCGGGTAAAATCGTAAGGTAAGATCgatagatcttatcaattttgggattttacatcgattcgaatcgttttggttatctaagatcgtacgatcttaGGTTCAAAATAgggattttgacaaccatgCCTACGCCACTAATTGAAGTGGTAAGGATGGTGTGTATAATCCTGTGATCAGAGTTGAAATCCCCTCttccccgtttcaaaaaaaaaaaaagaattcataAGAGTTTTGACttgtatttcatttttatttaataaaaaaatacatcattagatttataatcacttttttttaaaaaaatttgatatcAACAAATAAAAAGGAGGAGGGATTGATGCTATGTGCGTTGGCCCTATCCCAAATTCGCCTGACTTGAGCtttaaaattaaatctgagATTCGTTTGGTTTGCGGAATAAAACCCCACAAGGAATGAGTCAATAGAAGATCTAATGGTTCATGCTTCTTAAACAATActttattatcaaaaaaatcgTCGATGTCGTTAGTTCACGGTATTCGCGATCCAACCGACACTACGATAGGGTACGGTACCGTACCCAAGCCGCAAGCTCTAGCGGTGAGTTTTGGTTTGACTAACGAACTTGTCAAAAATGTGAGAATGGACGatcagggcaaatgcaataagaaataatttattgggccaacatttttgttggccctgtcccacctctattacacaaaaagtcaagtcaaacacgtattctaatacagtcacatcagcaaaacacaaatttctatacactttttcttcccacacactttctctttccacccaacccaacaacatttcattcctccatattatccacaacaaaactacaccaaaacattaaatatcaatacatccacatcagcaaaacacttatcccaatacagccacataagcaaaacacattttacaatacagccacatcagcaaaagacaacatctttgttggcccaataccacttcaccattgcatttgccctcatGACATGATTCATGATGGCTTCTCtctttatataattaaaaagtatAGCTCGCACGACCGGActtcaaaaaaaacacaacctcCACacctttataatttatataataatcACCAGTCAAGGCCCGCCCACCAGGCCACTATGGTGGACGATCTTTCACGATTGCTCTCTTCTTTATATAATTTGTCAATAAATAAAAGTGGAAAGGTTCTTCCTTGTTTTACGGTTATGCAGAAACataaacaattcaaaaaaaGTAGCAAATGATTCCAAAAAATTGTATACATGAGATCAGATTTTTGAGCCTGTTGCTAATATATGTTACGTTAGTCGACATGGGTCATGGCTGCATACATGCATAATATCAGCTTCAACTGGtcaatggaaagaaaaagagaagaagaagctcatgataatacaaatatataaatagcAGTTATTTACATTGTacaaatttgatttcttttgatcGAAAATGCTAAACTTCTCTAGAATCTTTTGTTCATAATGGTCCATAAATGATGGATCGGGGTGTGCTgcgatttttaaaaaatagcaaCCTCTGCCTTTTTTCTGATCTCAACCATCCATTTAATCTAAGGGTCAAAATGGAGTCAGATTAACAATCTCAGAGTACATGATCTTTGAACCAAGCCTGTAAAGTTTCACTCTCACTCTCCCGTCTCTCGAAATTGACCCAAGATCGGAGGGAATACGACGAAAAATCTGGTGGAAGACTCCACCGGTAACTCAGGCGGCCGTTGGTTGACGGTGGCTCCGGCTGAAGGTGGTTCCTCTGTTTAGCCCATCTTATGTAGATTTGTAATCTTAAAGACGAAGACGAGTAAGTTCTATGTGATTGTCATATTGGGTTATGTTAGTTGGGCAACACGAATTGCAGATGTTAAGACTTCATTGCAACTGCTTGGTTCTTTGGTTTGTTTATCTTTTCCTCCATGGGATCACAAGTTGATTGTAAAAGGGCCAACTCCCCATCACTGTAAAATTGTTACAAAAACAACCTAATTTGGACAAAATAGGAGAGCATATTGTTGTAAATCCAACACCCTATACACACAAATTATATTGTCcatttgggttgtccggttccttGGATATATCATAGCCTCAAAGGGTTATTCGATACCCGTGGATACATAGggtccgcacgactttgtttctccctagCTAGCAAGGGGGTCAAGGCCCAACTCACCAAACTAAGAAAAAAGCCTAGATTGTGTCAGGGGTGGGCTTAGCCCTTATAAAGGGGATTATATTATCTCATCTTTTCGATGTAATATTCTTACACTCCCTCGcacttgtgggttgggttatgCCAAGCCCAACAAATGGAGTGGAGGTCATGTTCAACTGGACCGAATTGCTTCGAtatcatgttgtaaatccaacaCCCACATACACaccaattatattgtccgctttggttTGTCCGGTTCCTTGAATATATCGAGCTctcgcacttgtgggctgggttatgccaaacccaacaaatggaGTGGAGATCATGTCCAACTGGACCGAATTGCTCCGAtatcatgttgtaaatccaacaTCCACATACACACCAACTATATTGTCCTCTTTGGTTTGTCCGGTTCTTTGAATATATCAGGCTCTCAATGGGTTATCCGATATCTATGGATGAATCGGGCCTGCATGGCTTTGTTTctttgaaaaatgacatattaatatcactttcaaaattcttggacatctaggtccactccaaaaaactttatctctcataagtccatttttattttttataatatttaaatcatttaaattttattttattccttttttgccatttttcaaagaggattagatctaatatggttttctctcttgttatatgttacatctctcttatcttactacatcttctctctctactgcatctaTCTTTTATCACattaactttctctctcctactgcatctctctctcatcacaacaactttctctctcctagtgaatctctctctctctactacatctctctttactacatctttctctctctctctatctttttatggctatcgttttggtccaaatatgactgggcatta of Tripterygium wilfordii isolate XIE 37 chromosome 13, ASM1340144v1, whole genome shotgun sequence contains these proteins:
- the LOC120012906 gene encoding putative calcium-transporting ATPase 11, plasma membrane-type, with protein sequence MERYLKDFQVEHKNTSEEALSRWRSAVTVVKNPARRFRMVADLVKRREAERKRRKIQEQIRVALYVQKAALQFIDAGGPPDEYKLSDEVKEAGFGVDPDELASIIRSHDIKRLKDNGGVEGIAEKVSVSLSEGVQERELPIREKIYGFNRYTEKPPRTFLMFVWEALQDLTLIILMFCAVLSIGIGVPTEGWPKGLYDGLGILLSILLVVMVTAISDYKQSLQFRDLDREKKKISVQVTRDGYRQEVSIYDLVVGDIVHLSIGDQVPADGVFISGYSLLIDESSLSGESEPVHVYNERPFLLSGTKVQDGSGKMLVTTVGMKTEWGKLMETLSEGGEDETPLQVKLNGVATLIGKIGLAFALLTFIILTARFLVGKAIHNEFTDWSSSDALTLLNYFAIAVTIIVVAVPEGLPLAVTLSLAFAMKKLMNDKALVRHLSACETMGSASCICTDKTGTLTTNHMVVDKIWTCSKTKDIKGHNGGDYLNLKISDSAVAILLQAIFQNTGSEVVTDKEGKQSILGTPTESALLEFGLLLGGDFNAQRRECETLRVEPFNSVKKKMSVLVVPPEGGLRAFCKGASEIVLKMCDKVVDDSGEAVLLSEEQERNVSDVINGFASEALRTLCLAFKDLDDTSDKNSIPEDGYTLIAVVGIKDPVRPGVKEAVQTCLAAGITVRMVTGDNINTAKAIAKECGILTEDGEAIEGQDFRSLPHDIMRQKIPKIQVMARSLPLDKHALVTQLRQMGEVVAVTGDGTNDAPALHEADIGLAMGIAGTEVAKESADVIIMDDNFSTIVNVARWGRAVYINIQKFVQFQLTVNVVALVINFVSACISGSAPLTAVQLLWVNMIMDTLGALALATEPPNEGLMKRPPVGRGTSFITNTMWRNIIGQSIYQLAVLGVLNFGGKHLLGLSGTDATKVLNTLIFNSFVFCQVFNEINSRDIEKINIFRGMFNSWVFLAIILVTVVFQVIIVEFLGTFASTVPLSWKFWLLSVAIGAVSMPIAVVLKCIPVETKSTKHHDGYDALPSGPELA